DNA sequence from the Narcine bancroftii isolate sNarBan1 chromosome 11, sNarBan1.hap1, whole genome shotgun sequence genome:
GTTCAGAAGTCTAATATATTGGACATGCAGAAAAGTAGCCAAACATATGCAGTAAAGAACAACTTGGATGGCAAAAGTACAGTTTGGAATAAGTCTGTGAGGTGCTCTAGTTTATGCCCTCCTTTGAAAGGCATCAACCATCAAACAGATTCAGATGAAACTGAGATCTTTTCAGAGCGGTCATCTCAGTCGGCTGATGAGGTGTTCACCTTGCCACAAGTTAACACTCCCACAACTGATGGTGAACCCTCAGCAGCTATTTTGAAGAAAAATATTTGCGGTAGATTAAGAAACAATGAATTGAATAAACAAAATGCAACTCCTCTCCCTGGTGGACTGTTAGGCTGCTcagacaagtgtcttgcactgaAAGACAATTGTtctgaagaatccttctcagcAGATGTTTTGGTCCAAGACACGCCAGAACGCGAATATGGACTCAAAGCAACTTGGCGAAGACGACCACATATCATGCAGTTCCTGAAAGATCATGGAAAACTGACCAGCAGTGATGTACGAGTTGGCTCTTGAACTTGAACACAGATGGTCTTGCTTTCATAATGTAGATTGTTATCTGTGCATTTTAAAAGTTACAATTGGTATTATGATTAACTAGTTTATCTGGATATTGGGACAGGTAAGAATCCGTTGTAGTATTCCTCTTTAAATAATAGCTGTGAACTTTGCAATGCAGCTTTATCCAAACCTTGGCTCTTGAACCAAATTCTAATCTGCAACTTTTGCACCTCCTACATCAGGACAGCTTTGTCTGAGATTCCACTTTAAATACCAAATGAAGTGTATATTCATGTTGGTGAAAGGtcattggctgaatatttgcaatATTCTTGTACTGCAAGTCTACATTGTgaacttttaaaaattatcatcCAGCTGTCTGTTTAAGGCACTTTTGCTTGTGTTCTACATTGGTACAAAAGTAATTTTGGGCTGCAAACAATGATTCCGATCTCATGGATTTAGTCCGTTCCTGAGGAGTACAGATCTTGCCATTAAAACTCCCTGAAATGTAAAAATAAGTTGACAATTTGAAGTAAATCCATTGATGTGATACATTTGGATCTTATATAGGCTATCAATTTACCTGTATTGAAGAAGGAGTACACAACCTACTGGTATTCCCACCTTCCAGCACTTAATCTGTAGCTTTTAGGTCCTGGTTCTTTAAAAATTTAGGTATgtagcacagtaacgggcccttccgacccacatgccacccaaataccccaattaacctacattccctgtacattttgaagagggggaggaaaaactggagcatccagtagaaatccatgcagacaaggggagaatgtacaaactctttacagacaccagcagattcaaatccgggtcgctagcactgtaatagcattgtgctaaccactatttCAAAAATACATCCAAGAACTTTAAAAGGAGTGAGCTTTGCTGTCTTTTGATCTTTTTCACCAGAAGTAAATTAGCTCaatttttcttgaattttgaTTTATGTTCCATCTCGTCTTTGAAGCCTCAGTTAAGGGAAAATGGTCCTTCCTGTTTTACCTAGGCTGATCAAAAATATTTCCACCAAACCTCCCTTAGTCTCATTGCTATTTAATCTTGCCTGAGATAAAATTTCTGTTCTGGAAATATCAtaaatttcctttgttctccactGCAATCACATTTGCCTGCAATGGTCAGAATTCCAGTCAACAAATATTCTATATTTACCTTCTTACTCTTACATTTAATGCCTTGGTTATTAAATAACCTTTTTACTAACCTGTCCTGTTCCTCTACCTACTCCAGACTTTCTCATTTACTGAGTCTTCCCATACCTTATTTCACctttggattaaattccatttgccatgtcTTTGCTCAACTGACCAGACTATCTATATCATCCTGCAACCTAAAGCTTCATTCTTCTTGattatatgcattttttttttgtatcttaAGAAAACTTCCTTGATGTATTCAGTCATTTCTAAACATCAATCTATATgaaattgaatgcaaaaaaaaacaactactaTAAAGCCTTGTGGAACTGCATCTTACAGCCTCTTGGCCATTAACCTTTGCTTCCTCTCAGTTAGCCAATTGTGAACCCAATTTGCTTGTTGGATATCATGTGCCTTTGctttttaacatttgaaataattCATGTAAATTATACTTGATGAACTGCCCTCAATAATCCTATTATTATTTACTTTTAATTCGTTTATAAAAACCCTGCTCTTGGTCTTGACTCCTTCCTGGAGACAGGTCCAATCAATAATAGAAGTTAGCTGTTTTCAGGGCTTCAGCAAAGTAGCCTTGTTCAAGTTAGAATTTTGAAGAGGGTCTTGGCAGTTATTTAATGATAATATCAGCTGACAAAAAGATAAAACTTTGGAAATACTTGCAAGCACACTGCATTTGAATAACATTAAAGTGATCAAACAGATATCAACTAATAAAACATATACTTTGGTCAAACaatataattattttaatttaaacagtGTATTACAGTGATAAAATGCTCCAAGAAGGCACAAAAGTACAATATCTAACAAACAACCTAATGCTCTAAggactgtttcagaactcctttGACAAAGAATTGGATATTAGTTAATAAGGGAGGAAATGAGGTAGAGTGCTTTGAagtttggggggggaaaaaaatttggAGCTTAAGGTCTCAACAATGGGAGCCCAGATTTGAATGGTGACCAATACTGTATTGCACAAGAGGCCATATTTTGAGAACCATAATGATCTTTGAGACTTGCAGAGCTAGAGGGGTTATCTGAAGCAGAAAGAAGATCAAGTAATGGAGAGATTTGTAAACGAAGATGAGAATTTAGAAATTGGAATGAAAGGTGATCAAGTATAAACTGATGTTTGAGTTGGGGCTTATTGGGTTACGGGAAGGAATATTATGATCTTAAATTTATGGTGGATAGAATAATGCAGGAAAATGTACAGGATCTGAAACTCTGGTGATTTTTCACATCCCTTACTGGTTCATTGATGCTTATCCCAGTTGTAGCCTAATCTGGATCCTGCAGACGTGCCTTAATTGTCTGCTAATAAAATGCACTGTGCTAATGAGGAAAGACTGATCCCCTTACTTTATGACAAATTAATTGATAAACGAGTTCTATGACTTCATTAAGGGCTGCCAAAAAATAGTGTCACTGGTGCAGCcctgggagaagggaaagaggagacacagtgctgccctgcagtgtcctacTACCCTCCTGCCTAGTCCTGATGCCAACAGTGCCATACAGGCTTTTAACAGCCCATTAAAGGGACAGACTTTTTGAAATCCTGTGACCACAGAGGTCTATAGCCAAGATAGTAGTTCCTGCGCTGGGCAGTGTACCACGAGGTGTTGCAGACTTTGGGGGAGCAGCAGATtggtgcaaggcaccagaaacggggaggACACTCTCTGTTGAGAAGAAGTATGGAAGATGATGCTACAGGAAAGGTGACAAAGggagcagaccagcaaggggcttggCAGCTGGCAGCACAAAGACTATGGGTAGTTGGCAACagtcgaaggactcacacaggtggcaggctactggtgacttgcagtcaaaggaatcacaccaggctgctggagactggctcatgagaaccaggtattgggatTCAAGAAGGTCTGGGGGCATGAAGGGCTACCAAAGGGTCTCAGGCGCTGAAGGCTGCATAATCTTATTGGAAGTTTGGACCTGGGGattgggctgccaatggtttgaactggagtctgtggctGTGGATgcagcagaagcactggaggtgaatccacagacattcagaagggactctgaggggactccctTATGCTTTTCTTTCTTCTATTATTAGGTGCGCCAGGCAATTCACATGGCAACCCTTTGTGTTACGGCAGGTAAAAGTTTACATGTAAcatgtattacatgacaataaaaggaaccttgaaccaatCTCAGAGGGCTCAAACAGCCTTTTAATGCATCTCTACATGTAGCACTCTTAAACTCTAAGTTGGGAATTGAGTGACATAAGTGTAAAAATGCTGCATCCACCTGTAGCCAATACTGAAATTTCACAGTTCAATaggaaatgaaaatattttaaataatcatCGAATGTGCATCAGTTTCTGTTTTCCTTCCTGTTACCATAGTTGAATGTTTGGATGTCATTGTTGCATAGAAATTGATGCAACCTAATCACTGTTGTGTGTGTTGTCTATTCCTCACCTGAACGATAACCTAAATTGCATCTGCCTGTACCTTTATTTTCATCACGTTACCTCCTTTAATCCCTACAGAAGAACCTTCTCAACTGTTATGTAATTATTTTCCTCATCCTGTTAGTCTTTTATACTTCAACCTGTACAAATGGTCCCTTACGATTAGAAAatttgtttctgcctgctctcttccatctttatacaattttaaatacttttaacTTTTTATTGTAACAAAACCAAAAGCAATTCTTTGCACTATTTCTTCATATTTGTATATCCTCATTTCAGGGAGCAATGCATATCCAAATTTTCCTGCAGCATACAGTCTAAACTCTTTTTTCATAAATGGTCTGAGTAAGATTCAGATAGATTTTATACAATGATTCAGTGACATTATCTCTTGCTACAAAATTCggttcttcatttaaaaaaaattgaacagtgTTCATTTCATCCACACTcagcagaaaatggaaaaataacTCTCCAAGTAACAGCTATAATTCACTCACTGAATGACAAATAGCCAATTCACTTCAGTTAATTACAATAATTCCAATAACATCAATCAGATTCCAACTGGAGTAGTTTTCAATTTTAAGCAATGCAACTCAGTTAAGGATTAATCAAAATACTATTGAGCAAATTATTCTTGGAGAGGTATAGTGCAAATTATCTGCAATTATACTGATGGTTAAATTATGAGGAGTAATTATGTTTTGTATCCTGAGATACCCCAGTAAATGCTAGAGCATGCAGTATCTGTGAAGACAGAATATGAAATAACACTGGTGGGCAAAACTCAGGAATGTCCCAATGCATTTTAGAAGTATACTGAGGCAAGATGGTAACCAGAGAAAGTGTAGAGGCCATTAGTGAAAATTTGCACAAAGATCGAGGAATTATTTGAAGTCTTAAATGAATACACACCCAATCATCATTAATGTGTAGGACAGAAAGGTGGTGgtgaaattagaaaaaaataagcaTTATTAAGGAGGTGATATTAAATCTCTTACGAGGTTTAAAGATCGATAAATCAATGTAATATATCTCTGGTAGCTTTGGGTGGCAATTGAAGAGAATGCAGGGATTTTGCAGAAATGTTACAGATCTACTCTGGCCACAGATGAATGTGCTACCTCTATAAAATAAAAGCCACAGGAATAAGAGGAGCAGTTAAAGATTGATGAATCTAAAATCAACACTGGGGAATTTACCCCCAAAAAAATGAGAAACAGGATTAATTGGCACTTGTGGAGGCAGGATGACTTTGTTAAGGTGAGATCCTGTTGGGATAATTTGAATTGAGGTTGTTGTAGGTACACCATTCTCCAAGTttaaatctccctcctatatgctgactcattacccctttttatacaacccactactgtgttatcgtcagcaaatttgtagatagtattggtGTAAAGAGAATAGAGCAAAGGCTAAAGAagcagccttgtggtgctctggtactgatagggattgtggtctggaggtgaggaaatcaaggattcaattacacagtggggtgttgagacaGTTTTGAGCGGATGATGGTGTTAGATGCCAAACTGTAGTCCATAAAGAGCTGCCTGATGTATGCAAGGTACAgaggagtaaaacacagaaattctgacagaactcagcaggtcttgcagggtCCATAGCAGCTAAAGATATAGAACTGACATTTtgtgcctgaggccttcttcaagattcgagtaaaaagcagacaggtgcctgaattaagaGGCTGGGAAGAATgggcaacagacaaaagatgtttattggatatggatgggacacaggagaggaaaggtgagaattgactggggggaggggaattGTTTATGGCTCCGTGGAAGACATACTTGAGAGTCTCAGAGATTCTGGAAATTGAGAGATCGTTTTGTtgtgcacctcagctctgtctgtcacaataacagggatctcccagtggccacccatttcaattcctcaccccattcccttgccaacaagTCTGTCCATGCACTACCAGCCttaagaccacccacaaactaGAgaaacctcatattctgtctgggtaccctccaaccgaatggcattaaaCGTCAGTTCCTGTTTGCCCTCCTCCATTTTTCCCTAGGCCTCCTTTCCTTGAGCTCttctttcctcccttctccccccagctctgcttccacagagccagaaataacccccccccccctctcccaggCAACTGTCAACTTTCCGCTCTCCTGTGTCCCAtctgtatccaattaacacctttttaatATTTAACATTATAGTACCACAACTTTCCCCTCTATTGTGTTGTTGGGGCCGAATGCTGGCACGGACACAGTGGGCCGAAGGATCTCTTTCCATGCTATTTGACGCCATGAATCGAAAAGAAGTTCGCGTTTCAGATCCCTGATCTTTGCATCTCGTTTTTATTTGGATTGAGAAGGTTGAAAGTGAGGTGACAGAGCTGAAGTTCACGAAATGGGGTGGGACAGATACACATTAATTTCTCTCTGGTGATGAAATGCAAACAATGGACCGTTATTTTAACATTAAGAACGAGACCAGTTCGGAGTGGAATCTGTGGGCACCCTTGATAGACGGTGGATGATGGTGTTAGGAGTCAGGGCTGCACCTACTCTACTGTAAGGCATCCGGCCCGAAGCAGACTCAGTCTGTCCATCGCAGGGCTGGGGGCTCCGCTGCACTGTCCCTCACAGGCAAAGCGGGTGGGGAACGTCAAGATGCTCCGGGCAGGCGTGGGCGACGTCTGCACTTGCGCTGCGGCTTCTCGTCATGGCTCgaaactctcccccccccccccaccacaacttCGCATTGAATGAGGTGACGCACTGCGCGGCGGCCCAATGGGAGTGACGTTTGTTGGCTGGTGCGTTGCTACGGCTGGAGCTCCAGGAGGTGAGTTGGAGTTGCGTGACGGAGTCGGGAGCGGGAGCTGCCACGAACACCATAGCAACGGCGCCGAAATATGTCCTATTACAATGTGAGGTAGGAGGAGAATGGCCGGGGGCTGCACGGAGGGAGGTGGCGGGTTGTTCGATAATGTTTTCCAGGCTCTCACCTCTAGTGGGTTGGCATCGGGGGTTGACTCTCCCAACATTTCATCAAaacgtggggggagtgggggaggggaggggtggggggtgggggaggggtggggtggggggtgggggaggggtggggtggggggtgggggaggggtggggtggggggtgggggaggggtggggtggggtgggggaggggtggggtgggggaggggtggggtgggggaggggagggggggtgggggaggggtggggtgggggaggggtggggtgggggaggggtggggtgggggaggggtggggtgggggaggggtggggggggtgggggaggggtgggggggtgggggggaggggtggggtggggggggtgggggaggggaggggggagggaaggggtgggggggaggggagggagggggaggggaggggagggggaggggggagaggggaggggagggggagaggggaggggggaggggaggggaggggggaggaagtggGGGGATCGCGCCACCTTGGATGTAATAGAGAACAGTATATAATTGCGTTTCAAGGAGGATATAGATTTTATTGTGTATGCAATATTTATGACTCACAAATAAGCTCCATGAAACGCTTTTTATTGGGATGAAATTTTCATTTTTGGTGTCTAAGGGGCATCTTTCCCGCTTTTTGTTTGCCTTTAAGTTTCCAAATCAAATATCTATCAACAATGTCCAGTTACTTCGTCCCGTATTGATTGATCTGCTCACTGTAAAAGAGAAACTCTTAGTGCATTTCATGATGTTTTGTCTGCTGTAATCTTTCAAACCAGTGATTGCTGATTAAAGTTAATGTTAATCTTGTGCTCATCTGCTAGGAAATTGCAAACTTGAGTGTTATTATTAACGTTTAAGATTTGGCCACCCAAATTGTAGAGTTAAGGAAATTGAATTACTTGTTACGTTTTCAAGGCATGGCTCGCACCATCAGAAACAGGAGAGTTCAAGGTGGTGATGCTGAGATGGAGCTTGAACTGCCACCTGCATCAGGAGAAtatttccttccctcccctcatctTGGAGATGATAATTGACTTATGGAAttgggttagagggttatgggcagagaacaggagggttgagctagtggagttgttctattgaaccggtgtggacttgaagggccgacatggcctgtttctgctccgtaaacgggttatatggttttttttttgtttaagaatAAGTAACGGCAGAAACACACAAGAGTTTTACTTTGGAGAATTCTCTGTGCTTTTGTTTTCTTGCTTCTGACTGGTAATGTTGCTTTTTTTAATGGTTAAAGGACTATTGAAGTAATATTCCTGCTCTGCCGGTTTTTTCTTCATAGTGTTGAACAGTTGAACCTTGTGCAAGTATTTTTAATAACAAGTTGTGATGTTCTAACATGGATTAAACAAAATACTGCACTATTGAAATCAATTTCCATAGAGTGTCAGGATTACAGATGATGTTACAGTGGTCATAAAATTCTGGAATTCTGTGAAATCATAAATGAGCAGTGTAAAAACACACAAGAAAATGAAGATTTTCATTTATGAATCCATGGTTGAAATGTcttaattttacaattttcatCCTTGCTTTCTGGTCAGTCCATGTTTCTGCCCTCTCTATCTGTAATTTCCTCCAGTTTGAAATCAATCCTACAGTTCCATCCTTTGGCATATTGTCAATGTCTATATTCTGGAATTTTCTCTCTCACCACTTtaagaaattaatttaaaatcatCTGGCCTAAAATCATCTGTGTGCTTTGATGTCAATGATGTAAGTGGTCTTCTAAGGTGTTTGGAATGCTTGTTGTGTTAAAGCTATTATTATCAAAGGGAGATGTTATTCTTTTGTGCATTCATCCATTTAGCATCCATTTAGCATCATTAATTCCTCACCTGATGGTCATCAGGTGAATGTGTATTCCTCATTCTATTTTCTCTCTGCCCAAGTTCTGCTCCATTGCAAATAGATTTGCTGATGTTGGCTGAATGATGAGTCCAGACTATAGGATGGAGATCAGTATCTGACTATGGTGCCAAAGCAACAATGTTCTCAATGCTAGAAATACCAAAGAGCTTATTGTAGGAAGGGGAACCCAAGGGACCATGCATTTGTCTTTATGGTCAGGATGGCAGTGGAGAGCATTAgtagcttcaagttcctgggtgtccacatattttttaaaattttttatttttcacaccaaattaaccaaaatacacacaaacctttccctcttgaatatacagtgtcattttctcccctttttcttccctccctccttcccacccccccccctccgtacccactaaatgttcaacatatacaatacaataaaataaacccattaaacaatgtcatcacacaatgaaaataaacaagaaaattgtgtggttatctacttttacacactgggtcagttcatttcgtcgtcttctcattctatcattttagggggttggaggtctgtggtaggccctctctgttatgttccatgtacggttcccaaatttgttcaaataatgtgactttattttttaaatgatatgttttttccaatggaatatatttattcatttccatgtaccattgctgtactctcaggctctcttctgatttccaagttgacattatacatttttttgctatagctaaggctatcataataaatcttttttgtgcttcatccagtttgaggcctaaatctttacttcttgtattacttagaagaaagatctctggattttttggtatgttgctttttgtgatttttatttaatacctgatttagatcgtcccaaaacttttccactttctcacatgctcaaattgcatgtactgtgtttcctgtttccttcttacagcgaaaacatctatctgatactgttgggtcccatttatttaacttaatatatagcctgtgtaaccaattatattgaatcatgcgtaacctcgagtttattgtatttctcatagttccggagcatagcttttcccatatttcattttttatctttatgtttagatcttgttcccacttctgtttgggtttgcagcttatttcatcattttctttctcttgcagcttgatgtacatgtttgttataaatcttttgattatcattgtgtctgtaatcacatattcaaagctgcttccttctg
Encoded proteins:
- the rhno1 gene encoding RAD9, HUS1, RAD1-interacting nuclear orphan protein 1; protein product: MPCKKKSSRSKKPPLLFLESPLKGEKRKKVLSLPSAVNPRQVSCIPVDQKSAVTWVLPEFETTAVQGPRQEQKSGGRAKQRCISNKRSTASKTGAVRKLHMNFVPLTFMGTVQKENHQVPVSTCQKVQTHGQGRFQTNKTSFVGSKFRQCRIDTNENVQKSNILDMQKSSQTYAVKNNLDGKSTVWNKSVRCSSLCPPLKGINHQTDSDETEIFSERSSQSADEVFTLPQVNTPTTDGEPSAAILKKNICGRLRNNELNKQNATPLPGGLLGCSDKCLALKDNCSEESFSADVLVQDTPEREYGLKATWRRRPHIMQFLKDHGKLTSSDVRVGS